ATGAACAACCTCCCCTTCCACAAGTGTGGGCCGACGCCGGTCGCGGTCGGAAAGTACCTGTGGCTCACCATCTTAGGGCTGGTCGGCGCGGCGACCGGCATCACTCTGCTGATCCTGCCCTGGGGCGCCTTCCCTGTGGTTCTGAAGACTTTCATCGTCGTCGTAGCAGCAGTGGTCGTCACCCTGACCGCCATGCGGTATCTGACACCGAACGAGACGCGCAAGAATCTCCATGAGCAGTTCGGGATCTTCAAGTTGAAGCACAACTGGGTCATGACCTATCTCTACGTCATGACCTTCGGCTCCTTTATCGGTTACGCCAACGCCTTTCCGAAACTGATCGACGACGTGTTCGGGGTTATCCGTGTGGGCGAGCAAGCGGGTGAGCCGACCGGCCTGAGCTCGGCCGCGTTCATCTGGATCGGCGCCGGCGTGGGAGCACTCATCCGCCCCGTGGGAGGGTGGCTGTCGGACAGGCTCGGAGGCGCCCGAGTCACCCAGTGGGACACGGTCATCATGGTCGCGTCGACGATCGGCGCCGGCTACGTCGTCTCCCTCGCCATGAAGTCGCCCGAGCCGGCGAAGTACTTTCCCGCCTTCCTGATGCTTTTCATCGTTCTGTTTGCGACGACGGGCATCGGCAACGGTTCCACCTTTCGAATGATCGGTGTCATCTTCGCGAAAGACGTACGCGGGCCGGTGCTCGGCTGGACGTCAGCCATCGCGGCGTACGGCGCCTACCTCATCCCCAAGATCTTCGCCACCCAGATCCAGGCGGGCACGCCCCAGAACGCGTTGTACGGATTTGCCGCGTACTACGCCACCTGCCTGGCGCTCAACTGGTGGTACTACGCCCGCAAGAACGCGGAGGTGTCGTGCTGACCGAGCTCAGGCAAGCAAGCGAGCGAACAACGTCATGAAGGAGAAAGCACTAGCGTGGCAGGTCCTCGCTCTCAATACGATCGCCTTTACCGTCTGCTTCGCCTGTTGGATGCTCAACGGCGTGCTGGTGACCTTCCTGGTAGAGAACGGGATCTTCGAGTGGGACGCGGCCCAGATTGGTACGTTGATCGGCATCCCGGTTCTCACCGGCTCGATTATGAGACTGCCCGTGGGCATGCTCACCGACCGCTTCGGCGGGCGCCCGGTCTACGCGACGCTGATGCTTCTGTGTGCGGTTCCAATGTACTTGTTGAGCCGCGTTGACTCCTATTCTGGCTACCTGCTCGCGAGTCTGGGCTTCGGCCTCACCGGAGCCTCGTTCGCGGTGGGCATCGCCTTCTCCTCGGTTTGGTTTCGCAGAGAGCAGCAGGGAACGGCCCTGGGGATCTTCGGTGCGGGCAACGCCGGGGCGGCTCTGACCGTCATGGGAGCGCCCGCGGTCCTGAGGAAGCTGACGAACGGAGGCCGGGACCTGGAAGGGTGGCGAGACCTCCCGGTCTATTACGCCGTCCTGCTCGTCGTGATGGCGATCGTTTTCTACCTGTTCACCAAAAACAGGAAGCCGGAGACCGCCTCGCAACGAACTTTCCTACAGATGCTCCGACCGCTGAGGAACGTGCGCGTATGGCGATTCGGCCTGTACTACTTCCTGGTTTTCGGCGGCTTCGTCGCTCTGGCTCAGTGGCTCGTGCCCTACTACGTCAATGTGTACTCGATGTCGATTGTGACGGCCGGCCTGCTGACCTCGATCTTCTCGTTGCCGTCAGGCGTCATCCGCGCCCTGGGCGGCTATCTGTCGGATCGGGTCGGCGCCCGCACGGTGATGTACTGGATTCTGGGAACGACCGCGCTCTGCTGCGCAGCCTTGTTCTTTCCCAAGATGGAGATCGAGTCGACGGGAAGCGGAGTCATGGCTCGTAGGAGCGGCACCGTTAGCGCAGTGTCTGACACTCACGTCCAAGTGGGGGAAGACACCTACGCGCTCGAGTCCGAAGAGGCGATGCAGATCGATGAAGCGCAGACTCACCTCTTGCCGGTCATCCGCTCCTGGCACGTGCCGGCGGTCGAGGTCGGGCAGACGGTCGCGAAGCGTCATCTGCTCGCCAGGGGAGTCACCAACATCTTTTTCCAGGCCAACGTCTGGGTGTTCACCGCGCTGGTGTTCGTGATCGGCATCGCCATGGGAATCGGCAAGGCGGCGGTATACAAATACATCCCCGACTACTTCCCTACCGAGGTCGGCGTCGTCGGAGGAATGGTCGGGGTCCTGGGCGGGCTAGGGGGTTTCTTCTGCCCCATCATCTTCGGCTATCTGCTCAAAGGCATCGGGCTCTGGACCACGACCTGGGTCTTCTTCTTTTTCGTGACGATGGTGTGTCTCATCTGGCTCCATATCACCGTGAGGGGAATTTCCAGGAGGGAGACCGCCATCGAGGCTCCGGAGATGCCAACTTTCGACGGCGGCGGCTAGCCGACAAACGCCACAAGAGTTCTGGAGGACGAACGCCATGCTCGAATTCAACCGCGTCCT
The bacterium DNA segment above includes these coding regions:
- a CDS encoding NarK/NasA family nitrate transporter; this translates as MKSGNHDKAWPHYWDPEDDTFWNREGKGIARRNLWISIPNLLLGFAVWIYWGMVAKYIQQLHFASDGELFNFTFMNAGQAYEGLEYRALLFTLPAVAGLAGATLRIPNSFMIAICGGRNVKFMTSLLLIVPALSTGIALRDPTTPFFVFIVLAALSGVGGGAFASSMSNISFFFPKRKQGLALGLNAGLGNLGVSVMQFVIPWVITFRVFGPLSGDPYEFAADGVAKQLWIQNAGLIWVPILALFVVLAFLFMNNLPFHKCGPTPVAVGKYLWLTILGLVGAATGITLLILPWGAFPVVLKTFIVVVAAVVVTLTAMRYLTPNETRKNLHEQFGIFKLKHNWVMTYLYVMTFGSFIGYANAFPKLIDDVFGVIRVGEQAGEPTGLSSAAFIWIGAGVGALIRPVGGWLSDRLGGARVTQWDTVIMVASTIGAGYVVSLAMKSPEPAKYFPAFLMLFIVLFATTGIGNGSTFRMIGVIFAKDVRGPVLGWTSAIAAYGAYLIPKIFATQIQAGTPQNALYGFAAYYATCLALNWWYYARKNAEVSC
- a CDS encoding NarK/NasA family nitrate transporter, whose protein sequence is MKEKALAWQVLALNTIAFTVCFACWMLNGVLVTFLVENGIFEWDAAQIGTLIGIPVLTGSIMRLPVGMLTDRFGGRPVYATLMLLCAVPMYLLSRVDSYSGYLLASLGFGLTGASFAVGIAFSSVWFRREQQGTALGIFGAGNAGAALTVMGAPAVLRKLTNGGRDLEGWRDLPVYYAVLLVVMAIVFYLFTKNRKPETASQRTFLQMLRPLRNVRVWRFGLYYFLVFGGFVALAQWLVPYYVNVYSMSIVTAGLLTSIFSLPSGVIRALGGYLSDRVGARTVMYWILGTTALCCAALFFPKMEIESTGSGVMARRSGTVSAVSDTHVQVGEDTYALESEEAMQIDEAQTHLLPVIRSWHVPAVEVGQTVAKRHLLARGVTNIFFQANVWVFTALVFVIGIAMGIGKAAVYKYIPDYFPTEVGVVGGMVGVLGGLGGFFCPIIFGYLLKGIGLWTTTWVFFFFVTMVCLIWLHITVRGISRRETAIEAPEMPTFDGGG